The DNA region ACGTTTAAGATACATGAGTATTCATTGGCAGTTGATGTTGCTCAATCTCAATTGCGCCCTAGATGTCCACAAGATCTTTTCAAGAATGCCCCTTTGGTAAAATTTTGCATTCTCTCAAAACACATGCAAGCATGCATTCACTTCACTTTTGGAACTGACTGCTCATTTTCATCCTTGCCCGGTATATACTTGGATATCACCAGCATTTGGCATGACAGGTGACAAGTGTGTTTATTTCAAATCATGCCTTAAGAATTGGGTTCTAGAGTACAAAATACCATTGTCTGTTGACAGATGGATACCACATGACTCCTAATGAAAATGGAAGGCCatctacttgatttttcttctagACACCACATGCTGTTCCATTCTCCATTTCAGttattggttttaaattttaaccataCAAGGTTATAAACTACCGAGAAGATTTCAGTGCAGAATATCTCATAGTTGCAACAGAAGCATTGTGGATGCGGCTTGCCTTTGTTCCCATTCTTACATTTTAGTTTAACACATATTTTTGCATGTTTTAAATGGTGTGATTGAACTCTCAATTTATCATCGCCTCTTTGACTTCTATCTCCAAACATTGATTCATGCATTTTTGCAGATTGTTCTTTCTGGTTTTGGGTCTGGAGAACAACACTTAAAACTCACAACTGTGATGTTTCAGAATATCTTTCCAGCCATTGATGTTAATACTGTAAGTGCTTAAGAAAATTCTACTTAAATGTTGGAATCAGCCAAGACTGCTAGCCTTCCTAATATACTCGTGTGGGATGTTTCAGGTCAAACTTTCTTCTTGCCAGAGAATTGTGTTacttaattacaataaagacACAAAACTTATTGATTTTCGGCATTATTCCATCAGACTCCAGCCTGTAGGTGTCTCCCGTAGACTCAGAAAGTTTGTGCAGAACCGCCAAGTCCCTGATCTTAGGAATCTTCAAGACGTGAGCGATTTTGTCTCTAAGTaagaatctttttttatttgtaattttatgtcaaatatgatatttattaatttatctgGAGTTGGCATTTGAATCTACTAAGAAAATGTGCTTGCTAAAGAATGAATAGGATGTACATTATAGCATAACTAGTTACATGTTTCCTGTCTTTAGCCTCCATATTATCATTGCTAGCATGTCTTAAATAGAGACATGAGGATTTCAAAAGTCATGACATCCTGTTAGAAATTACAGAAGAGGGTAAAGAAGACTTAATAGTTTGGTTATATACTGACCAATCCTTTTGTGGCTGCACTGAATAGATGGAACATATCGATTTGCTCGACCACTGTAGGGCTGGTTTTGAGGGAACATCAGTCTAATGGCATTAGGCTTTATGGTAGAATTGTACCCTAATCTTATTTTGTGCAAAATAATTAACTAGCCTATCCCAGTCTAAGCACATCCATGCCAGTCTAAGCACATCCATGCCATTAACTCgttatcaaattgaataaaaagagaaacaaacaagGAAAATAGGAAATGAAACTTAGTTTATGTAGTTATTATAGACTACTTTGCTCAtgtctttttgttcatttttgtgCGATCTATGAAGGGCTGGTTATGGATCAGAAAGTGAAGGAGATGATGAAGCAGCAACAGTAACTCTAGCAAATGATCTTGGTAGAGTCAATAAAGCTTCTACGAAAAGTGCTGTGAAGCTCCAAGAAATTGGCCCCAGAATGACTCTTCAACTTGTGAAGATTGAGGAAGGATTATGTTCTGGTGATGTCATCTTCAGTGAATATGGTATGTTTATTGTATAGGTTATGGAATATCCATGATCCTAATGTTTTggtaatttccttttttattgtataGGTTATGGAACATTCATGATCCTAATATTGTGCTAGtttcccttttcatttcatCACATCTTTAGTTCGTTGCTCACCCCTAATTCTTGGTTTCCTCCCTGTGCGCATGCAACTAACTACACATGTATTTGGCCACCAAATTGCCTGGAGCTCTTTTAGCATCGTACTAATCCCTGGAACTGAGACATGTTAGTCTCTCTTTCCTGCATGCACCAAACAATTAAAATAGCATAAATCCTTGGGTAGACCCAAAGTGCTGCTGGGTGCTAGTTTCTGTTGAATGATGTTGTCCTTTTGCCTGGAAGTTTTGGCTTTCTTCCACTAGGACATcttctgttaaaaaaattactgaacAATGAATTGTTAGACTCACGTCCTAATGCTTGTGTACTCAGGAACTGCAAGTGAGAACGGGCAGGAAAAGAATCAGAACAATGGggaagatgataatgatgatgttgaagaaaatgatgaagatagtGACTAGCCAAGTCAGCAATTGGAGTGAAAGGCAGTAAACATCCGTAGTCATTCAGTGGTGGTGAGAAAGTCGGCAGTCTCAACCCAAATGTGCCTATATAGGGAGAGGATACTAATTTAGAGAAATTTTGGGAgtttcagtttatttttgttgtgacTTTTGTAGCACTTCTATTGAGAAGCTGagcaatgaattatttttttttcactcgtGGCCACTGAAGAAGAAAGCTTCTatactttttctttaacctgATTTCCACTCGCcagaaaaaaaggggaaaataaaaaaaacagagaagaagaagaaaagcgtTGTAAGCTTTTTCAAAGGAGTTCAATGTGCAAACTTCACAATTAAGAAAAAGCTGCGTCATACTGCGACCAACAATCTGATTTTAGGGGGCTGCTTCACCTAAATGTAGGTTGGTGGAGTCTTGCACTAGGATTTTAACTTGAGAGCAAGAAATAGCGAGCAGCGCAAGCCTAGAGTTTTGCGGTTTCCATATAGGGTCTTCGTGCACAAGGACACAGTGGTGTTTAAAGCTGTCAATTGGCATGGACAGCTCATAGCAGGTCAAGGGTCCGGGTGCTTGAT from Populus alba chromosome 14, ASM523922v2, whole genome shotgun sequence includes:
- the LOC118041454 gene encoding peter Pan-like protein, whose protein sequence is MARLRNKNRKMFVKPTSKKKQADVDHITGDKIPKSFVFARGKLPGPLRQLQMNLRKLMLPFTALKLKEKKRNSLKDFLNVAGPMGVTHFLMLSKTETAPYLRVARTPQGPTITFKIHEYSLAVDVAQSQLRPRCPQDLFKNAPLIVLSGFGSGEQHLKLTTVMFQNIFPAIDVNTVKLSSCQRIVLLNYNKDTKLIDFRHYSIRLQPVGVSRRLRKFVQNRQVPDLRNLQDVSDFVSKAGYGSESEGDDEAATVTLANDLGRVNKASTKSAVKLQEIGPRMTLQLVKIEEGLCSGDVIFSEYGTASENGQEKNQNNGEDDNDDVEENDEDSD